The proteins below are encoded in one region of Populus alba chromosome 2, ASM523922v2, whole genome shotgun sequence:
- the LOC118042007 gene encoding tetratricopeptide repeat protein SKI3 has translation MLKSGEEQEEDLEKQRAAVVELRELEKSVEANPDDPSLRFNLAVYLWERCECKEKAAEHFVVAVKLNPQNATAFKYLGHYYYEKEKVRALKCYQRAVSLNPDDSQSGDALCDMLDQTGKETLELSLCTEASQKSPRAFWAFRRLGYIHLHHNRCSEAVHTLQHAIRGFLTSPDLWEALGLAYQKLGMYTAATKSYGRAIELEDRRVFALIQSGNIFLTLGNFQKGVEQFQRALEISPQNVSANYGLASGLLAWSKECMNMGAFRWGASLLEDACKVADKIAQLAGNFSCIWKLHGDIQLNYAKCFPWMEDDQSVEYDVESFHASILTWKQTCYLASTSAKRSYQRALHLAPWQANLYIDIGIASDLISSMNENHGYDQHPWQLSEKMVLGALLLEGDNYEFWVALGCLSGHNALRQHALIRGLQLDVSLAVAWAYLGKLYREEGEKNLARLAFDCSRSIDPSLSLPWAGMSADCQIRELTPEEAFESCSRAVQILPVAEFQIGLAKLALISGSLASSQVFGAIRQAVQKAPHYPETHNLHGLVCEARSEYQAAITSFRLARCAINISSGDTSKSHFQKIAVNLARSLSKAGYAADAVQECESLRKKGMLDSEGMQIHAFCLWQLGENDHALSVVRNLASSVSAMERALAAASVSFICRMLYYISGLDLAVSSILKMPKEFLQSTKVWIVASAIHALDHSNRLAQAVSSSHYSLLSHDEIIEKHYLTALAKLVKHGSDYCLGFQSGISHIKKALHSYPYSNLLRNLLGHLLLSCEEWKETHVASRCCVTEAPNCASKQGLKSGCEILGAGAVACYAIGHEDPKFSYPACGYQCHNGPGAVQELQKYMRQEPWNHRAQYLLILNLLQKAREERFPSKICAILERLILVALSNEFYSRESMSYQYQKFQLLLCASEISLQGGNIAGCIKHAKNASSLLLPNNYLFFGHLLLCRAYAAVDDHTNLQQQYIRCIELKTDYNIGWMCLKMIESLYNVESDSKISVLSLKECSKEWKNSWNMWIAVFNFVLGLISLWKEEYFSAEESLAEACSLASSESCLFLCHGVACMKLARQFCSSDYLSLAVSSLTSAHANSVIPLPLVSLLLAQAEGSLGSKRNWEKNLRFEWYSWPPEMRPAELFFQMHLLSIQSEAGFKTPSTVEVCQSPLKWVLRAIHTNPSSLRYWNILHKLME, from the exons ATGCTGAAATCG ggagaagaacaagaagaagatttaGAAAAGCAAAGAGCTGCAGTTGTGGAGTTGAGAGAGTTAGAGAAGTCAGTAGAAGCCAATCCTGATGACCCCTCTCTTCGATTCAACCTT GCAGTGTATTTGTGGGAAAGATGCGAATGCAAGGAGAAGGCAGCAGAACATTTTGTTGTAGCAGTGAAACTGAACCCTCAGAATGCAACTGCTTTCAAATATCTGGGTCATTATTACTACGAGAAGGAGAAGGTCAGGGCTCTCAAATGCTACCAGAGGGCTGTCTCCCTCAACCCAGACGATTCTCAAAGCGGAGATGCACTTTGTGACATGTTGGACCAGACTGGAAAGGAGACCCTGGAGCTCTCTCTATGCACTGAAGCCTCTCAAAAATCACCCAGAGCCTTTTGGGCTTTCAGGAGACTGGGTTACATTCACCTCCACCATAATAGATGCTCTGAAGCTGTTCATACTCTTCAGCATGCCATTCGAGGTTTTCTCACCTCTCCTGATTTATGGGAA GCTTTGGGTCTTGCCTACCAGAAACTTGGCATGTATACTGCTGCTACTAAG TCTTATGGACGAGCCATTGAGTTGGAGGATAGGAGAGTTTTTGCTCTCATTCAAAGTGGAAATATCTTCTTGACGCTCGGGAATTTCCAAAAG GGAGTTGAGCAGTTTCAGCGAGCTTTGGAGATCTCACCTCAAAATGTGTCTGCAAACTATGGGCTAGCTTCTGGACTCCTTGCTTGGTCAAAGGAATGTATGAATATGGGTGCATTTAGATGGGGAGCTTCATTGTTAGAG GATGCATGCAAGGTTGCCGATAAAATTGCTCAGCTGGCTGGGAATTTTTCATGTATCTGGAAATTGCATGGTGACATTCAG CTTAACTACGCAAAGTGTTTTCCATGGATGGAAGATGATCAGAGTGTGGAATATGATGTTGAGAGTTTCCATGCTTCCATCCTTACCTGGAAGCAAACTTGCTATTTGGCCTCCACATCTGCCAAAAGGTCGTACCAACGTGCTCTGCACTTGGCTCCATGGCAAGCTAACCTTTATATTGACATTGGAATTGCTTCAGATCTCATTTCTTCTATGAATGAGAATCATGGGTACGACCAGCATCCTTG GCAGCTATCGGAAAAGATGGTTCTGGGGGCCTTGTTACTTGAGGGTGACAATTACGAGTTCTGGGTGGCACTGGGATGTTTATCTGGTCATAATGCCTTGAGACAGCATGCCTTGATCAGGGGATTGCAATTGGATGTCTCCTTAGCTGTTGCTTGGGCATATCTTGGGAAG CTTTACAGAGAAGAGGGAGAGAAGAACTTGGCAAGGTTGGCATTTGATTGCAGCAGAAGTATAGATCCTTCACTTTCATTGCCATGGGCAGGCATGTCAGCTGATTGTCAAATTAG GGAGTTGACACCAGAGGAGGCTTTCGAGAGCTGTTCACGAGCTGTGCAGATACTTCCT GTCGCAGAGTTCCAAATTGGTCTTGCTAAACTTGCTTTGATTTCAGGGAGCCTTGCGTCTTCACAG GTTTTTGGAGCCATCCGGCAGGCAGTCCAGAAAGCCCCTCACTATCCCGAAACTCATAACTTGCACGGTCTAGTTTGTGAGGCACGATCTGAGTATCAAGCTGCTATTACTTCGTTTCGTCTAGCACGCTGTGCAATCAACATTTCATCAGGTGACACATCAAAATCTCATTTCCAAAAGATAGCAGTTAATTTGGCCCGATCTCTGAGTAAG GCTGGGTATGCTGCTGATGCTGTACAAGAATGTGAAAGTTTGAGAAAAAAAG gTATGCTTGATTCAGAAGGCATGCAGATACATGCTTTCTGTTTATGGCAACTTGGTGAGAATGACCATGCGCTCTCAGTGGTAAGAAATCTGGCTTCCAGTGTTTCAGCAATGGAACGGGCACTTGCAGCAGCTTCTGTTAGTTTTATCTGCAGAATGCTGTATTACATTTCTGGACTGGATTTGGCAGTTTCCAGCATTCTGAAAATGCCAAAAGAATTTCTCCAGAGTACAAAAGTGTGGATTGTAGCATCTGCCATCCATGCTCTTGATCACAGTAATCGGCTTGCACAGGCTGTTTCAAGCAGTCACTATTCTCTTTTATCCCATGATGAGATCATTGAAAAGCACTATTTAACAGCTCTTGCTAAGctg GTTAAACATGGATCAGATTATTGCCTTGGATTTCAGAGTGGAATTAGTCACATTAAAAAAGCTCTTCACAGTTACCCCTATAGTAATTTGCTAAG GAATCTACTCGGTCATCTTTTGCTATCATGTGAAGAATGGAAAGAAACTCATGTAGCTAGTAGGTGCTGTGTCACAGAAGCTCCTAACTGTGCAAGCAAGCAAGGTTTAAAGTCAGGATGTGAAATTCTTGGTGCTGGGGCAGTTGCTTGCTATGCAATTGGCCATGAAGATCCAAAATTTTCTTACCCAGCATGTGGTTATCAATGCCATAATGGACCTGGAGCTGTCCAAGAACTTCAGAA ATACATGCGCCAAGAACCTTGGAACCATAGGGCTCAATACTTGCTTATACTTAATCTTCTACAGAAGGCTCGGGAAGAGAGATTCCCTAGCAAAATTTGTGCCATACTTGAGCGTTTAATTTTGGTGGCGCTTTCCAATGAGTTCTATTCAAGAGAAAGCATGTCTTATCAATATCAAAAGTTTCAGCTTTTGCTTTGTGCTTCTGAGATCAGTTTGCAAGGTGGAAATATAGCAGGCTGTATCAAACATGCTAAAAATGCTTCATCACTTTTGCTTCCTAATAACTACCTGTTTTTTGGACACTTGCTGCTATGTCGTGCCTATGCTGCAGTGGATGATCACACAAACCTCCAGCAACAGTATATAAGATGCATAGAACTGAAGACAGATTATAATATAGGGTGGATGTGTCTTAAAATGATTGAATCTCTGTATAATGTGGAAAGCGATTCAAAAATCTCAGTGTTGAGCCTCAAGGAATGCTCGAAAGAGTGGAAGAATTCATGGAATATGTGGATAGCtgtatttaattttgttctggGATTAATATCTTTATGGAAGGAGGAGTACTTTTCAGCTGAAGAATCCCTTGCGGAAGCTTGTTCGCTGGCCAGTTCTGAGAGCTGCCTTTTTCTCTGCCATG GTGTCGCCTGTATGAAGCTTGCCAGACAGTTTTGTAGCTCTGATTACTTATCTCTTGCTGTAAGTAGCCTCACCAGTGCTCATGCGAATTCTGTCATCCCCTTGCCTCTTGTATCGTTACTGTTAGCGCAAGCAGAAGGGAGCCTTGGTTCAAAGCGAAATTGGGAGAAGAACCTCCGCTTTGAATGGTATTCTTGGCCACCAG AAATGAGACCTGCAGAACTCTTCTTTCAAATGCATTTGCTTTCAATACAATCAGAAGCTGGGTTTAAAACTCCATCTACGGTGGAAGTTTGTCAAAGCCCACTTAAATGGGTTCTTCGGGCAATCCATACAAATCCGTCTTCTTTGAGATATTGGAACATCCTGCATAAGCTTATGGAATGA
- the LOC118042005 gene encoding uncharacterized protein, with the protein MSSISSSMLFSSSPRPPPPPQVLRVSSLYTAKPSFSDSMATSAPKWAQKTITLPPHRRGCHLITPKILNEIGSDLSEFKCGLAHLFLHHTSASLTINENYDSDVRDDTETFLNKIVPEGRSAPWKHTLEGPDDMPAHIKSSMFGCSLTVPITDGKLNMGTWQGIWLCEHRDHPTARKVVVTLNGI; encoded by the exons ATGTCCTCCATCTCTTCTTCAATGCTTTTCTCCTCATCGCCTCGTCCTCCTCCTCCGCCTCAGGTGCTTCGTGTCAGCTCGCTCTACACAGCAAAGCCTTCCTTCTCCGATTCCATGGCCACCTCTGCTCCCAAGTGGGCCCAGAAGACTATTACTCTGCCCCCACACCGCCGTGGCTGTCATCTTATTACCCCAAag aTACTGAATGAAATTGGGAGTGACTTGTCAGAATTCAAGTGCGGCCTTGCCCATCTCTTCT TGCATCACACAAGCGCCTCTCTTACTATCAATGAGAATTACGACTCTGATGTCCGAGATGACACCGAGACTTTCCTCAACAAAATTGTTCCTGAG GGAAGATCTGCTCCTTGGAAGCATACCCTCGAAG GTCCAGATGACATGCCGGCACACATTAAATCATCAATGTTCGGATGTTCCCTAAC GGTTCCAATCACTGATGGAAAGCTTAATATGGGCACTTGGCAG GGAATATGGCTGTGTGAGCACCGGGACCACCCTACTGCGCGTAAAGTTGTGGTTACCCTCAATGGAATATGA
- the LOC118041972 gene encoding AP-1 complex subunit sigma-1-like: MCVDEKDNELEVLDIIHHYVEILDRYFGSVCELDLIFNFHKAYYILDEILIAGELQESSKRSVIRLVGTHDSLVETAKEQATSLSSVIAQVTK; this comes from the exons ATGTGTGTTGATGAGAAAGACAACGAACTGGAGGTTCTTGATATCATTCATCATTATGTGGAGATACTGGATCGTTATTTCGGCAGT GTTTGTGAATTGGACCTCATCTTCAATTTCCACAAG GCGTATTATATTCTGGACGAAATCTTGATAGCCGGTGAGCTTCAAGAGTCAAGCAAGAGATCAGTGATACGGCTGGTGGGCACACAT GATTCTTTGGTGGAGACGGCCAAGGAGCAGGCGACCTCGTTAAGCAGTGTGATCGCACAAGTTACCAAATAA
- the LOC118042004 gene encoding calcium-binding protein CML37, which yields MKSHSVSSPPYSTPANSSPLARLRRKLSPRKSHDKPHPTSVNNSTSALNVVDHSNELRRVFNYFDENGDGKISPAELQSCITSVGGKLSIEEAEAAIRFSDMDGDGLLGFQDFLCLMTGNVSEEEKTEDLRQAFGLYETEPGSGCITHTSLKRMLSRLGGSNSINDCKAIIRTFDLNGDGVLSFHEFAAMMR from the coding sequence ATGAAATCACACTCGGTTTCATCTCCACCTTATTCAACTCCCGCCAATTCATCTCCTCTCGCAAGATTACGTCGTAAACTATCTCCAAGGAAATCCCATGACAAACCACATCCCACAAGCGTCAACAACTCCACTAGTGCTCTTAATGTGGTAGATCACAGCAACGAGCTCCGAAGGGTCTTCAATTACTTTGATGAAAATGGAGATGGAAAGATATCTCCTGCTGAGTTGCAGTCCTGTATTACCTCTGTTGGAGGTAAGCTTTCCATCGAGGAAGCTGAGGCTGCCATCAGGTTCTCTGATATGGATGGAGACGGGCTTTTGGGGTTCCAGGACTTCCTATGCTTGATGACAGGCAATGTTTCAGAGGAAGAGAAGACCGAGGATCTCAGACAGGCTTTTGGATTGTACGAGACTGAGCCTGGCTCTGGCTGCATCACTCACACCAGCTTGAAGCGGATGTTGAGTCGATTGGGGGGGTCCAATTCCATCAACGACTGCAAGGCTATCATCCGTACCTTCGACCTCAATGGAGACGGGGTTCTTAGCTTCCACGAGTTTGCTGCCATGATGCGCTAG